The genome window AGTCAGCATGCGTTTCATTCTGACTACATTACACTGATGACTGGAGTACTTCTTGATTGCTAGCATACAACAGAAGAGCACTCTCCCAACCAAACGCTAATCATTGTGCAGCAATGAGCGTACTGATATACGAATGCTGGAACTGTTCACATTTCCCCCCGATAACCAGCATGATTagcatttaataaaataaaataactacgACTACATTTGTGTAATCCTAACTGACCACACGTCCATTTGTGCTTAGCTCACAACAGACGCCGATAATAAAAGTCGTGTAATAGCGGGCAGCTAGCGTTAGTGATCTCGCCTAGCGACACAAGTAGCACTGTTCCCTAAATACTTGCGAGTAATGAGGTGGCGTGTGTTGTTAGCATGACCGCGTGTGTACATCTCGAACCTAACCCCATGTTTCCATTCATGATTAGCATTTTGGGTCATTACATGATCTCAAGTCTTCCTACGGTTTGTGTAGCGCACTATACAATCCAAGTGCAGTCtaaagaatattaaataaaagtaaagagcacttaaaaagggggggggggggggggttatctAGGACCTCGTCATGAAAATTAGCATGTTTATCTCTCTGACTACTGAACATCACATTTCCACACTTCTATTATCTTTCTATCACGGACAAAATAATATACCGTTATTAATTAGCACCAGTTTCTGCACCACGACACCAAACACGTCCTGATTAACGGATATAAAATACATCGGAATATCTTCAAGACTTATTTGTATTTTACTTTAGAagtatttctttttctgttttgacgtctttatatatatatatatatatatatatatatataatatcgcACTATTTTACCTACCAAGTCAACCCTTTATTACTGCATGGTAATTTACCTCcaaaatttttattaatatttcaatatttaggcaaaactacttaaaggaaaaatctgAAACACTATCCGAGACGTTAtcgtttattttttgtcacttAAAAAACGTTGATGTATTTTGAGTATCctgttaaatggtaaaaggTTATTgatgccatatggcaacaacatgctACTGATAATAGAACTGTGGTATGTACTCTCATGAACTGAaacacagcagaaaaaaaacaaacaaaaaaaaaccactacaCTAGGCTTcactacactctaaaaaaaaaaactgctgggATTTGTGTTTTTCTACCCAAACGCAGGGTTGAGCATTTttggtcatttaattgggttatatCTCCGTCTCGGGTAGTTTTGTGTCACCCAACCGCTGGGTTAGTAGCTGGGTCAtgttcactgacagttgaatcaatgcacccctcccccaccccgacGCCTCAACCCCGCTCCTCGGGTCAAAACAGTGGGTTTTCACACGGACGGACCGTTAGACTTATTCGGAGAAACCCGCTCGGAAAGGACgtgttaatatcctacacacGTTATTACTATTCCAACACGTCTCGTGTTAAATTAACcgataaatgtttttaaaaataataataataatgatttattcacacgagagtaaaaatgtaaacacgACGCGTGTTAAATGATTGTCCAAGCACATTAACGAGGTTACACTACtggtgtgtttatgttggctgtgaaatatggactgaataaataaccctgaaaaaaaataataatgatgataatttaAAAACCTGAAAATATGAGAATCCATTTCTGAACTGAAACGAACCCAGAATTTTTGTCAAAATTAAACTATCCTCTGGGTTGAAAAACAAAGCATCTGTCGGGTTAAAACGAACGACCCGACGTGACGGCTTGGTTTATCCCAAAACGTGTTCTGTCCGATATTTACCCAGCCGCTAAGCTAAAAATAACCCGATcagggttgtttttaacccagtgtttttttttcgagtgcaagtaagaaagaaaaacagggtttttttttttgtttgtttgtttttttgcaatagcgacttattttctaaattttatatttcaagagaaagaattgaAAAGATACTTCAACCCCGCCCCCCAAGAAAATCCACATTTCAAAAAAATAGAACACAAAGAAAAATAGATCATCATCATACcattattaaattactgttacATGAGCAGGTCTGCGTGACGATAAAGAATCTATGGCAGTAATATATCTACAAAGACTTTTAAATACCCAAAGATAAACGCCAACAGTTACAATGAATGCGTTACACTGTTTCTGTTTGATTCTTTCCTGAAATAAAACCCGACATTCATATTGCTGCTGTTATTACACATCCCCCCTTCATTAATAAACCCGACGTAAAAAGTCGCGCACAAGGCACGGACTTTACAGACTCGAACCTGATCTTCCGATTGGCTGAAGAACATTCTGCGGACGTGGATTATAAACGGTGCGATCGCAGCCGTCGACGTGCGTCCCCTCGTCGTCGTCGCAGTCATTTTGACATCCTGGCGATCTTGTAGAGGAAACGCTACTACACAAAACACCACAGaatatatccaaaatgctcttTTGAAGACGGTGGAGGACATAAATCCATGATTTACGTAAGAGGTATATCCATCTACTAGAGCTAGtcgttttgggttgtttttttttttttaaagtgttatgAAATCATAAGGTtaagaagttaaaaaaaaaaaagaaaaaaaatggagctCTACTCCTTCACTGGAAGACCAGAGATGATTTAATAGGCATCAATTTCCTCCCGAGAGCTTGAGAGTTCCCCAGAGACGGATTTAAGAGTTAGAGTTCTGCATCTAGTGGAGTTCAACATGGCAAGATGGAGGGTTGATGGAGAAAACATGCCGTTTCTAAAGGGAAATCGATCCGAGGCTGAAGTACCGTCTTCATCTGGCAAGTCTCGAGAGGCGGATATTCGAAATTGATACGTAAACGCGGATCTACTCTTCGATCGGTCTTTGAGAGGTGAAATAAGACGGAGACCTTTCTAATCTAGTAGTCGAGAAAAGCTAAACGTGTTGGGGCGGGGgaaaaaacgaaacaaacaaacaaaaaaaaaacggagaaatggtgagaaaaaaaaaatgtccaaatcaaAGAATAAAACCAAGGTCGAGTCGATGATTTtagagacctttttttttttttttttgtgttttatatcaAGAATATCAGGAAAGTCACTAGCACACAGAGCTggatatttgaaaaaaaaaaaaactctcttaTAAATCTAGAAATGGAAAGTGTTTGTGGAAgcgttttaaaaaaagacgTTTTTGAGAAATGTCGAGACGGCCCAATACACCCAGCTTAATTCCTCCGACGGGAGACGAGGGAGAACGTAAGAAGTATCCGTACTCGTCTTTCGGctggaaaagaaataaaaccggAGGCACGAGGAGCTCTACTCCATCTCTGGGAAGTGAGACGTTAAGAGATATCTGCTTGATATTGCTGAGTGTTTGGTGAATTCTGCTCTACTCCTCCACGGGGATATACGAGAGGATGGAATGCTCCTGTGTGATGGCAGCCAGTTCTTTAAGGAACTCGCTGAAGACGACGGTGGCGTAAACCTCCGTCCTGTTCGGAGGAACCACGATCTTGGGCTGGATGGATCGGTTCTTCGTGTTCTTTCCGGCGCTCTGCGAATCTGCCGTGAAGATAAATATATTCAGGATCAATAAGTTAACCTTATCGGTCAATTTAAACGGTTTATCTTTATACGACACAatataatgattatttattacgGTCACGGATGAAGATAACtggaaggaaaataattaaataaaagattacGGGGTCCAAATAGGGACAATCCCTTAGAATTATTAAATACTGTCTGTTCTATTAGTGAAATCTGTGGACAAACTACAGAAGGTGGGTGAAAGAGGATAAAAACAGCAGAAGTCGTGCTTTTTGGTCAGTGAGTTGTTCAGAAAGATAGCGTGACGAACCTTGCACTGCGAGCGAATTCTCTCTGGCCAGAAGACACTGCTGTGCTGCCAGGAGAAGTTCAGGAAAATCCTTCTGCCTGGCTGCCAGCTGCTCGATCTGATTCTTCACCGAGGCCAAGACCTGCAGAGACGAGACGGACCACAACACGCATGAAAAGACTCGACAAGGAAGATCGAGGAGCACCAAATGCGGTCACGGTGACACTGGCTTTACCTTCTTCTTTTATTCATCTACTCATCTACAGTGGGACGGAAGATCAGGTCTTAAAGAAACCGtctcttttgaaaaaaaagagagaaagattgaATACAAGGATcggaagaaaagaaagtaaaatgtaaaaaaaaaatgtacagtaaggggggtggggtggggggggggtggaagGTGAgacaaaagggggggggggaaccctactggatggaaggatgaaaggaaattaaaatgaaatttaaaaaaacaatatagaTGAAGAAAAGGGAAGAAAGGAACGTGGAAAGACGGGgaaaattgtaaaaatgtacagaaagaaacgaagaagaaaaaaagttgtgaagggatgaaagaaagaaagaaagaaagaaagagaaagcataTCTATCACAAcgaagctgctgattggtccGCTGCTGTATAGTGGGAAGTTAAAAatgtaagaattttttttttttttttaatgagaaaattTCACACTTTAACGTGACAGAAAAGAGGATCAACAGCATATAtatctgaaaatatatatatatatatatatatataaataaatgcaataaaataataaatatgcattCTCCTCTTTATTGTATTTAGCTATAATTAGCTGCAAAAgtggagggaaagaaagaacaaatagATGAaaggatgttaaaaaaaaaacaaaaaaaaacaaaggagtgagagatgaaagaaagatgaaaaataaataacggACAGTGAGTGGTATTAATGTGTAAAAGTGTATAATAACAATCAAGAAGATAAAACGGATGCGCggacaagaaagaaagaaaacgtgagagagagagaaatgtaaaaaaaaaaaaaaaaaaaaaaaaaaaacaaggaaggagtgagagatgaaagaaaaatgaaaaggacATGACGGACGGTGGTATTAATGTGTAAAGAGGTGTAAAGAAAGGAAGCCGGACAACCCCACCGATGTTCACACAGCGTGGAGGGCTGAGAGAGTTTTACTGCAGGTTTCGGCGTGTGGAGAGGGTCAGTGATGTGAGAGGACAGTGTTGGAAGTGTGACGATGTGCTGCTTGGTGTTGTGGACGAGGGGGGTTTTTGTTGGTCAAGGCGTGAAGGTGTGTTACCTGGTACAGCGAGCGAACACTGGGCTGGAACACCATGTTGGTGTTTAACAGGAAGGAGCGCAGCAGCGGCTGTGGATAAGCGGCGAGCTGAGCGATGATTCCCGTTAACAGAAGATTCACATGCAGAGAGTTTTCCAGCATGTTCTCGAGTCGAGACAGCAGCACGCTCACAAACGGGCCTGCGacacattccacacacacacacacacacacacacacgcacgcacacttcAAACACCAAACGTGTGTCTTTGTGTAACTGTTAATCCACAACATTCAGGGTAAGAGGATTAATTTCATTTGTGGCCTAACGCTTTATTAAACCAcggacaatttaaaaaatttttttttaaaaaatcataatctcaacaagctatttaaaaaaaaaaataatctaaaattTCCATGTAAAAAACTTTTTGCGTGTAGAAATGTTATTAACATTAGAAATCGTTCATAGTTATTAACTTCAGcgttcttttttgtttctcaAATAAAAATCCTCCTCCACTGACGAGGACCGATCAGAAGCGTCCATCACAGCACACGCTGCCCGATCCCCGACCAATCAAATGACTTCTGACTACGTAAAGAGCTTGTGATTCTGATCTAGTGCGCCTGAAAGGGGATAAGTTAATTACGGTaaagcacggtggtggtagcatcacgtTGCATGGACACCCTTTAACGAACTGTGTGACTTCCGACTGCACCAGAACTCATTTAGAGCTTTCAACAGTGTTAAAACCTCACGTAATCAGAACCCACCACACCCCCCCACCCAGCCAGATGTTTAACAGGAAATCGTTAATAAGTTTGTCGTCATTTCCTCCCAAATAAAGACTTGAGTACATGAAGAGTTTGTGATTCTGATCTAGTGCACCTTAAAGAGATACGGTAATGGATAAAGATATAATGAATACATGGCTGTGGCTCACATCGCATGGTATACATactgttattgtatgtaacgtGTGAGGTACTTGGATACTCGGATAAGGTGACGTGAGGTACGTGTGATTTGAGACGTAGCCGCTGTCTCACCTGTAAAAGGCATGGCTTGATTCACGCCCCCAGTGTGAGGTTTAGTCCTAAACGGCGAGGGGGATTTCTCCGCTTCTGGCGTCTCGGCTGAGAACGAGCTGAAATCCACGTTGTCTTCTTCCTCCATGATGGAATTCCTCAACTCTTGTCGCGTCCTCGTCGGACTTTTCACCTCGACGACCAGCGTGCGGATCAGCTCCTCGTACTGCGTCGCCAAGTCGTCGTCTTTTTCTGCTCGGAGGTCGTGCGCGCTCGGATCCGCCTCAATATGGACGCCGTTTTGTTTCTCCACGTCTGGTTGAACGGGACCGTTCCGGATTTCTGATTTTTCATCGGAATCGTCTGGCTTTTCTACGCCTGCGTCCTCAGCGACGGGATCGGAAAGGATCCGCGTCCGAGCGGCCGACTCGTTGGCGTCCTTCTGCGCCACCAGATCGTACACCAAGACGTCGTCCTGGAATTCCGACTCTTCCACGTAGGAGCCGTTGACGAGCAGAGTGGCCGTCTTTCGGAGTTCCTGGATGTGTCGCGGCGGATCGTTCGGGACGGCAGCGGCGGCGccgttttcttcttcttcttcccgcTGTGCTCGTGCAGAACCGGCGTCGTAACTGTCGTCCCACTCGAGTTCGACACCAGAGGAGGAAGTGACGTCGGTAACAGCCTGTGAGGTCACACGAGGGCGAGATTTGTCCCCTGGAGGCGGGGTCACGCCGTCGTAGGGGGCGGACCAGACGCTGCACGCGCGAATGCAGTTGCTGATGCCGTTACGTGCATCGTACAGGTAATGCAGGTAACTGACGTCCAGGTGAATCTCTGAGCCGATCACACACGAGTGACCGGAATCATCCTGCTCCGAGGAGCAGGCCTCTGTTTCTGTAACAGGAAATATAATAAGATTAGCTTTATTTACATCATTTCTTAAATAACTTTAGAAATCACTAACATTACATAAAAACCTGTTTGagatattataattataatatatatataaataattgctGCTAAAAGTATATTCGGATATCACGTATAAACATTTACAGGTTTTCTCACTGTTATGATAAAGAAATCCCAtcgcaatgcattctgggtaagcTGTGTGTAAGATATATTGCTCTAAATACAACAGCAGTTCAGTGAAATGTTCTGAGAATAGAATCCAATTGTAAAATATAAGCGATATAGAAATAcaattgagtgcaaaagtttgtataccCTTACTTCAAAACACTGGAGCTAACATGAGATTTAATGAgtaggtgttgttttttttttttaaataaaaatcaacaaaattGACTTTTATTCCATTTCCCTCTAAAGCCCTTTGCCAGATCTCCTTCAGTTTGTTATGGGATTTCTGCTCATCTCCTCACCGAGAATGtctctgtttctttcatttgtaaataacgACTTCACTGTTGCTAACAGACTCCTTCAacactttcatatattttccaTCCCCTTTTTCTGGCTCTGTGTCAATATCTTCAGGATAAAAATCAGATCCTAATCGGTTCTGTCGAGTCGTTCTAATCGCCATCATGCGATCTGGGGAAAAGGCCAAGGAGGCAGATTGTGTGCGTCACCGAGGCCTCGTTCTCTCCCGCATGATCACCGGATCATCAGAAAAagaaaccccaaacaaacaagaGCAATGATGTAAATGCTCTTTACAATGAAAAATGTGCTCTGAGGAAATGCAATACTGAGAACATACAGGTTTTAGGAACCACAGTTCTACATTCCCACAATTTACAAGCTGGTATATGTAATATACCTTTCAAAATGGATTTATAATACTGCAACTAGATAAAAGAAAGAGCCATAAACGTCGCTCTTTAAAGAATACATTCGTATTACCCACAATTCCTGAGGAAGATGTATAATATACGTCATGTTTCAAACACTGGTGAGTTAAAAAGGGGTTTAATCAGAAATTCACCATcaagtcataataataataataataataataataataagaggaaaaaTTGCATTACCCATAGTTCCTGACTGGGCTCCATCAGTGACCTTGGACCATGTGATGGAGTCGAGTTGTCGGATTGGTGGAGCGACGACGTCTGGAGAGCAGCAGGACGGCGTGAGGGCGAGAAATTTAGCCGCAGAAACAGAATAGCAGTCTCTCTCGTTCAGGACACGTCGCTGACTCAGCATCATGTGATTACACGGGATCAGATACCTGCCAAAATCACACCACGTTAAAGACCTCATCATCGTGTCTCATTTAAACATAAATCACCGTCTACCATTTTAAACATAGCGCACTGAGATCTTTGGACTTTTGAAACAAAGTTTGATGTCCATTCTCCATCTTTATCACTTGAAAGATTTGCCTGGGCTTCCTCGAAGATATGGACTTCACCTCCACTTCAACGAAAACAGCACAACGGCGTCACAAGCGTCTCAATATTCAGTGTGTCCCTGTCCCAAATCATACACCATACTCACTACACAGGCCACagaaacaccatcatcagtctGCTGTGGACGAGTCCCAAATCACACACCATAAACACCATCAAAAACATCTCACCATTATCAGTCTactgtggacgtgtcccaaatcacacaccCTATGCACTATAGAGGGCACATAAACACCATTAGTTTACCATGGACACATCTCAAATAACACATCCTAATCAATACACAAACCACGCAAACACCTTTTACCGGTCCACTctggacgtgtcccaaaccacacaccctattcattACATACAGTAGGCCACATGCTATAAACTCCCAAAAAACAAGTGCACTACGAATCAGGATGCTGGTTCAGGACTTAACGTAAGGATACTCAAAAGAACAAAATGGTTGTGTAAAGACAGATAAAGTATTCACTTGAGTATGAGCTGAAGCATGACGTCCTCGCAGTACAGACCGATCAGAGTGCGGAAGAGGGCGAGAGACACGGTGCCCAACTGAAACACAGGAAAAATCAGAGACCGGTTAAAGAGGAGAATACAGAGCACGCcaaaagtctacacttcagtcTTTAAAGGCTTAGCAGCAATGTCTGAGACAGTGAAGACCGACGAGCATCCTGGGTCCAATTTATCAGGTGTTGCtttatcaaacaaaacaaagttatTAGCTAGCTGAGTGAGCTAGACTAGCTAGCCTGACCTGTTGATGTTTTACAGTATCAAAGTGTTCAACTTAATATAGTGATTGcctgttgtgttaaatatatcAAAGTGCACCTACAAACTATAAGTAATGCTCAGAATAATGTGGAACTATGTAGCTAGAAACATGTATGGATTaacatgagctagctagctagcagacCTTGCAAGCTATACAGCTAACATTAtatagctagccagctaacattaCCTTCGTTTATATGTTGTTGGTAAAGAAGGTGGCGTTCACTTCGGCAAAGCTCGCTTGGTCAGGTAGCAGGATTTTACATAATAATCCCCCAGATatacaacatttaaaatgagaaatttattttctcttacTTGAGGAATTTTACTAGTCAGTGTGTTTCGTACTCTTTCTGAACCCCGGTAATTATACGCGAGCACCTGGAAGGGCGTGTTGATACGGCTGACGAGTGTGTCCAGGATGTGCACGTTGTCGTGGCGATGGAGGAGGATGAAGCGAAGGAAGGTGTGTAGCAGCGCAGGTTCGGTGACGGTCCTTAGGAAGAGATCTAGGTACGCCGTGGTGGTCATCACTTCCTCTAGagtcagctacacacacacacaatacattagCAAAGATCTGTGTACTTTAAATGTACGTTACAGCAGACGTACAGAATCATTACCGGATAGTGTATGCAAGTGAACAGTGACTCCGCCCACTCTTTTTAACATTCTTAGTTCCAGAAGTATGTCTCGTATTCGTCACCTTGACAGACATTTCAGAAAAGACCAAATCATGTTGAAGAACCACTCACTTTATGCAGCGCGGGTCCTAAAACAGGAATCAGAAAGCCGTTGATGATGTAGCCAACCAGCTGGTCTCTGATGGACGGATGAGCCACCTGCAGGACATGAAGCAcattatataactatataacttCATCAGTACAGGTATTTAGTTACAATAAACAGAAAATGTCCTCGAGTACTCCACCTGCTAGTATCACTGAGCAGGTGATATTTAACGTCTTGCTCTCACCTGCATGACGGCATTACAGAACTCGAGTGAGTTTAGGAAGTGAACGAGTGCAGGCTCCTGCTGCCACTCGTCCTTCTGTATGCAGTGCCAGTCTTCACTGGACACCTCCAGCTTAGCAGGCAGAGAGGAGTACAGCCCACTCAGACCTGTGGCTAACAcctacacagagagagagagagagagagagagagagagagaaagacaaattaaccaaagagaaaagaaaaaacacatcaTGGGTAGACAGGAAGAAGTAAGGAAGTAAAGTGAGAAGAAAGGGATGCAGTAAAATAAGAGAAGGGGTTCTCGTGAATGAATACCGGGGAGAAAAATTGTTGTTGTAAAGAGATGAATACAAGACAGAAGAATAGAAGAGATAGAAGGCATTGTAGTAAATGAAAAGATACCAGACAGAATGCGTTGTGGTAAAGTGAGAGATACCAGACAGAAGAAGGTGTTGTGGTAAAGTGAGAGATACCAGACAGAAGAAGGTGTTGGGGTAAAGTGAGAGATACCAGACAGAAGGCGGCATTGTGGTAAAGTGAGAGATACCAGACAGAAGGCGGCATTGTGGTAAAGTGAGAGATACCAGACAGAAGAATGCGTTGTGGTAAAGTGAGAGATACCAGACAGAAGAATGCGTTGTGGTAAAGTGAGAGATACCAGACAGAAGAATGCGTTGTGGTAAAGTGAGAGATACCAGACAGAAGGCGGCGTTGTGGTAAAGTGAGAGATACCAGACAGAAGAAGGTGTTGTGGTAAAGTGAGAGATACCGGACAGAAGAAGGCATTGGGGTAAAGTGAGAGATACCAGACAGAAGAAGGCATTGGGGTAAAGTGAGAGATACCAGACAGAAGAATGCGTTGTGGTAAAGTGAGAGATACCAGACAGAAGAAGGTGTTGTGGTAAAGTGAGAGATACCAGACAGAAGAAGGTGTTGTGGTAAAGTGAGAGATACCGGACAGAAGAAGGCATTGGGGTAAAGTGAGAGATACCAGACAGAAGAATGCGTTGTGGTAAAGTGAGAGATACCAGACAGAAGAAGGTGTTGTGGTAAAGTGAGAGATACCAGACAGAAGAAGATGTTGGGGTAAAGTGAGAGATACCAGACAGAAGGCGGCGTTGTGGTAAAGTGAGAGATACCAGACAGAAGAAGGCGTTGTGGTAAAGTGAGAGATACCAGACAGAAGAAGGCGTTGTGGTAAAGTGAGAGATACCAGACAGAAGAAGGCGTTGTGGTAAAGTGAGAGATACCAGACAGAAGAAGATGTTGGGGTAAAGTGAGAGATACCAGACAGAAGGCGGCGTTGTGGTAAAGTGAGAGATACCAGACAGAAGAAGGTGTTGTGGTAAATGAAGAGATACCAGACAGAAGAAGATGTTGGGGTAAA of Ictalurus punctatus breed USDA103 chromosome 29, Coco_2.0, whole genome shotgun sequence contains these proteins:
- the fhip1aa gene encoding FHF complex subunit HOOK interacting protein 1A isoform X1 is translated as MASAVANRSRGNQSLLLKGVDPETCMIVFKNHWAQVVKILEKHDPLRSGGGFSLGVGVHAFRSHGARHGTIPLDEASAVQNYVEHMLYLLMEEESGVGGAMGPILEFVIMENVMERLFVWSLRRDFTEQSKLEQLKMYEMLIGQAKQPLLHHKPILKPLMMLLSSCSGTATGQTAAGVPTSSKVEHELVLLLHQLCCVVSSDPSILELFFHSSEDQGAANFLLFSLLVPFIHRDGAMGQQARDALLLIMTLSNDNQRVAKHIAHNTFFCPVLATGLSGLYSSLPAKLEVSSEDWHCIQKDEWQQEPALVHFLNSLEFCNAVMQVAHPSIRDQLVGYIINGFLIPVLGPALHKLTLEEVMTTTAYLDLFLRTVTEPALLHTFLRFILLHRHDNVHILDTLVSRINTPFQLGTVSLALFRTLIGLYCEDVMLQLILKYLIPCNHMMLSQRRVLNERDCYSVSAAKFLALTPSCCSPDVVAPPIRQLDSITWSKVTDGAQSGTMETEACSSEQDDSGHSCVIGSEIHLDVSYLHYLYDARNGISNCIRACSVWSAPYDGVTPPPGDKSRPRVTSQAVTDVTSSSGVELEWDDSYDAGSARAQREEEEENGAAAAVPNDPPRHIQELRKTATLLVNGSYVEESEFQDDVLVYDLVAQKDANESAARTRILSDPVAEDAGVEKPDDSDEKSEIRNGPVQPDVEKQNGVHIEADPSAHDLRAEKDDDLATQYEELIRTLVVEVKSPTRTRQELRNSIMEEEDNVDFSSFSAETPEAEKSPSPFRTKPHTGGVNQAMPFTGPFVSVLLSRLENMLENSLHVNLLLTGIIAQLAAYPQPLLRSFLLNTNMVFQPSVRSLYQVLASVKNQIEQLAARQKDFPELLLAAQQCLLARENSLAVQDSQSAGKNTKNRSIQPKIVVPPNRTEVYATVVFSEFLKELAAITQEHSILSYIPVEE
- the fhip1aa gene encoding FHF complex subunit HOOK interacting protein 1A isoform X2, yielding MASAVANRSRGNQSLLLKGVDPETCMIVFKNHWAQVVKILEKHDPLRSGGGFSLGVGVHAFRSHGARHGTIPLDEASAVQNYVEHMLYLLMEEESGVGGAMGPILEFVIMENVMERLFVWSLRRDFTEQSKLEQLKMYEMLIGQAKQPLLHHKPILKPLMMLLSSCSGTATGQTAGVPTSSKVEHELVLLLHQLCCVVSSDPSILELFFHSSEDQGAANFLLFSLLVPFIHRDGAMGQQARDALLLIMTLSNDNQRVAKHIAHNTFFCPVLATGLSGLYSSLPAKLEVSSEDWHCIQKDEWQQEPALVHFLNSLEFCNAVMQVAHPSIRDQLVGYIINGFLIPVLGPALHKLTLEEVMTTTAYLDLFLRTVTEPALLHTFLRFILLHRHDNVHILDTLVSRINTPFQLGTVSLALFRTLIGLYCEDVMLQLILKYLIPCNHMMLSQRRVLNERDCYSVSAAKFLALTPSCCSPDVVAPPIRQLDSITWSKVTDGAQSGTMETEACSSEQDDSGHSCVIGSEIHLDVSYLHYLYDARNGISNCIRACSVWSAPYDGVTPPPGDKSRPRVTSQAVTDVTSSSGVELEWDDSYDAGSARAQREEEEENGAAAAVPNDPPRHIQELRKTATLLVNGSYVEESEFQDDVLVYDLVAQKDANESAARTRILSDPVAEDAGVEKPDDSDEKSEIRNGPVQPDVEKQNGVHIEADPSAHDLRAEKDDDLATQYEELIRTLVVEVKSPTRTRQELRNSIMEEEDNVDFSSFSAETPEAEKSPSPFRTKPHTGGVNQAMPFTGPFVSVLLSRLENMLENSLHVNLLLTGIIAQLAAYPQPLLRSFLLNTNMVFQPSVRSLYQVLASVKNQIEQLAARQKDFPELLLAAQQCLLARENSLAVQDSQSAGKNTKNRSIQPKIVVPPNRTEVYATVVFSEFLKELAAITQEHSILSYIPVEE